The following proteins are co-located in the Naumovozyma dairenensis CBS 421 chromosome 9, complete genome genome:
- the FZF1 gene encoding Fzf1p (similar to Saccharomyces cerevisiae FZF1 (YGL254W)), translating into MVQGTKSKRSKRIYKCQFDGCERVFDRPCLLQQHRSSHTNERPYVCDVPGCNKKFMRPCHLKVHKWTHSKEKPLKCRICGKGFITNQQLKRHLNTHAKKLAQSLDKKSTNAKTATTNDKVTSTPKIKSGVEKTPIQQQVTPPDEQVTDRLMSMNFGSEEEDSSNLLMTCPYEDCDKIIQPGEDLINHLLENHLVSRLVYPDTADEFKYDPSKPCPSNDNSTLNLNDLVNGTTPLSSTGTENSEINDLNAKQKNIHNHIPTVSVDMTNLNSGFDTITTTTINPEQVMNPQTPDETNLLDWSDLRCRDCSFRCDPKTESVFDLIEHYDQDHAFIPETLIKFGYINVFEPSSL; encoded by the coding sequence atGGTTCAGGGTACGAAGTCCAAAAGATcgaaaagaatatataagtGCCAATTTGATGGCTGTGAACGTGTTTTTGATAGACCATGTTTGTTGCAACAACATAGATCGTCGCATACTAACGAGAGACCCTATGTATGTGATGTTCCTGGTTGtaataagaaatttatGAGACCATGTCATTTAAAAGTACATAAATGGACACATTCCAAAGAGAAACCTTTGAAATGTCGAATTTGTGGTAAAGGTTTCATTACTAATCAACAATTAAAGAGACATTTGAACACACATGCAAAGAAATTGGCTCAAAGTCTTGATAAGAAATCTACTAATGCTAAAACTGCCACAACTAATGACAAAGTTACTAGTACACCTAAGATTAAATCTGGCGTTGAAAAAACCCCAATACAGCAACAAGTTACACCTCCAGATGAACAAGTTACAGATCGTTTGATGTCTATGAACTTTGGctctgaagaagaagattctTCAAATCTGTTGATGACATGTCCATATGAAGATTGTGATAAGATCATTCAACCTGGTGAAGATTTGatcaatcatttattaGAGAATCATTTGGTAAGTAGATTAGTGTATCCAGACACAGCTGATGAATTCAAGTACGATCCAAGTAAACCTTGTCcttctaatgataatagtactttgaatttgaatgatttggTTAATGGAACTACACCATTATCAAGTACTGGTACTGAAAATTctgaaattaatgatttgaacGCGAAACAAAAGAACATTCATAATCATATTCCAACAGTTTCTGTTGATATGACTAATTTAAATAGTGGTTTTGATACTATTACAACAACTACTATAAACCCGGAACAGGTCATGAATCCGCAAACTCCTGATGAAACTAATTTATTAGACTGGAGCGATTTACGTTGTAGAGATTGTTCTTTTAGATGTGATCCAAAGACAGAATCTGTTTTCGATTTAATTGAACATTATGATCAAGATCATGCTTTCATTCCTGAAactttaattaaatttggtTATATTAATGTTTTCGAACCATCATCACTCTAA